The DNA region aaaaaaagaaagttgAAAACAATAAGACTTGCCTCAAGCATGAGTTGACAAAATCCATTTGTGTCTAATGCCCTGAGATCTTTGgattttttttcattaaaaagaCCAAGGAATATGTCAATCAGGCCTTCGACGAGAATACCAAGAGTTTTATCCAACAAAGGCTTACAGCCTGCAAAAACCTGCATGTAGAATAGACttgtttatttaaaagtttaaaaagtaAAATCCACATAAAAGAGTTGGAACTTTATTCTTACAGAAGAAAATTAAATGGAGTTGATGCATATatgcatttaataaaataaattggaAAAAAGAAATCTGATACAATGCCACAATGATAAGATTTGGAGAACTCTTTTCTCGTCAGGAGATTCTATGCATGAGGTGGGATAAGTACCTCAGCATGCACGGATACTAAAGTATGGAGTAGCTCAACAGTTGCATCTCGAACTCCCTgcaacacaattttttttaatcattgaaaatataGCCAACTACAGTACAAAGTTCTGCAGTAAATGAATAAAAGGAAAATTGATCCTCACTTTAACGGCAGGTGCTGCTGCCCATTGAACTCCAGCATCCAACAAGTAATTTACAGCAGCTGCTCTAATCAAAGTCGTCTGTGACAATGATAACGTAAGCAATAAAGAAATAAATTACACCTGAGTAAAGAGAAATTTCAACCCAACTCTAAAAGTCACATGTTAAAATAGCATAAAGTGAAATGCAGAATTTCAAACCCAACCTCAAAACCTAAGTTACAGGTTTACCAAGCTAAATCAAAGTCAGATTAGAAAACACTGCATCTTCggtaaaaaaacaaataataacAACCACAGAAAATCCTGCATTCGCGACATCAATATATGAAACAGTTACTAACTTTTGTGGGAAAATTTCTATATCAGAAAACCAGTAAGATTTTTCATGAACATCAATGTGAATCAATGAAGAAAATATATCTAAGATCAACTAAAAAGAAGCTATTACCATACCTTTGCAAGAGTGTATTGTGCAAGGACCTTCTCCTCGAGGCCAGAGAAAGACATAACCAAATCTTGCATGTCCCTTTCGTCTTCAACTTTGGCCCTGGATTGGCAAACAAAACAAGCAATTGCAACATCAACGTCCGGAACACACAATTTTTTTTGCTCAAGACAGACTCATTCCAAAATCAAGATCAGTTAACCCTAGTATTGTGGGGAATCATGGAATTATCTTCTTAAAATGGCGGAATTTGGATTCAGGAAAGATTATAAGACTATTATGGCTTCTCATTTGTGACATCCTATTTTTCACATCGAAGCTTAGTCAGTGGAAAAATGCCCATAGCATAAGTGGTGGTAGTACACGGAATTTGAGTCACGTCTATTGGGAGAAGAACATTTATTCAATGAGTCAATGGTAACTATGGATTTGTTTCTACAAAACATAGGGAAATTTCATAACGAAGCAAAAGTAGCCCTTAATGGTTtccaaagaagaaaaaaatgctTCACTAAATACAAGGGATATCAGTACTTCAAAGCTAGACATAACGTAACATGTTCAACACACATTAAACATGACTCTCTGCCTACCTTGACTGCAGCCAAATATGCTTGTATTTTCCATACAACTCACGGGTAAGTTCATCTTTGCAGTATCCAATATTGCTCAGGACCATTAGCAGCTGTTGATGTGGATCAACAATACTTCCTGGTAGAGGTTCCGATGATTTTTCCACCGGTTCATAATAATATCCATTTTGGAAGCGTGGACTTTCAATGTTTGACCTATTCTGTGTAAGCCCAGACCCAATGCGCTCCAAGTGACCTGGTTAATGAGTCACCGATAGATAATTGTTAGAACCACAATCTCTTACTCCGTTCGCCTAAGGTGCAATATCATAAGATAACTGAATAAGATAAGAAACAGAAAACGTCCATCATTCAATACCAGCAAAATCCAGCAAACAATTCAAAAAGGCAAGTCTAACTGattcttgaatttcttgaagCTGTGCAAAAATATCTTCTGATTTTGTCGATTCACTTTTCAAAGAATGAAACATCCTGAGAAAAAAATTGGTCAGCTGACATAGATAACAAACTCCAAACCTACATCCTTGAGAGAGTGTAACTGAAAGACAAATCAATATTTCTAAACTATTGTACATATTTAAGTGCACAACTCATGAAATTTCCATCAAAGAAACTATCAAGACTGCTAAGGAGGATGCCATAAGGTGTCACATAACAAGCTGCAAATTAACTATAGCTGTCGGCCCAAGTAGAAACTGTGGAACCTATGCTCACACAAACACCATAAAAGTCATGCCCAAGCAGTCCATGTGATGTGAGGTGTATATTTTTATCCTCAGACCCGTTTTCTAGTGCTTTTTTTGTACAATCTATGAACCTAGCTAAAATTTAGGAACTCACACGTTGATCTGATCCATTGCTGAGATCATGATTGTACGGAATGTGAGAGGTAAAGACGAGATCGAATATGGTGACTTGTTTCTTTCTAAAATAGAAACTGGGACCCAAGATTCATCTTTTGATATCTCTTCCGTAGAAGTCCGCATCCATGAACAAATCCTCATCACAAAAATTTTAGAGATCTCAGACTCAAGTGTTCTCAATACTGTCACTGAAACCATGAAAAAATGCATTCAAAACATacataaaggaaaaaaaaaatcaactcccaaaacatttttcttCCATTCAGTCTCTAAAATGTACCAGCAACTGGAGGTGCTGAATCTTTTGATTCGAAGACTTGGCTTGCTCTGGAAATCTCCTTCATGGCATCACTCATATAAGGACTGAGCATAGTGGATTCTTCAAGATCACGAAATGTTCCATGAACCTATGCAAGAAACTTTTATGAATCACCAATGTTGGCTGTAGCTCAGTAGAACACATTGAAGCATTGAACTATTTACAAAAGCCGATCATAATTGCAATTATTCTAAGCTATCCCAGACTTTCGACAAATTTGTCAATGCATATTTTCAGACCTACCCAGTTACATAAGAAAAAATCAGTTTCCATGTTTTGCTAGAAATAGCGAGTCTAGTCCAGTTGCATATGGATCAAACTTACAGTGTTCAGCGGGATAAAATATAGGGTTTGGATTTGGAAATCCATGAATAACAGATCCTAGTTTCATTATAGTGTTTGGAGGAAAATGAAATATAAACTAGAAAGAGGTATATTGGGAAAAGACCTAGCTCCTAGTCATCCCAAAATGTACACTGCTCTCAAATGGCATTTCTGAATTTTTAATCCTCAGTCTAATTTCGAAGTATTCATGTACAAGAAATGCCACTTACCTTAGATTCATATGCTGATAGGGTATTATGTATCAACCCAGAAACTTCATCAAGGGAATCTCCCACTTTATCCTCAGCTTTAATCAAAGAATTATTCATAGCTGCATCAGCTGCTACTTGGGAAGACTGCCGAAAGAAATATGTTAATATTCCAAAAAAGAACATTCAGAAAGACAATACCAGTGATATGAAATCTCAAAGATCACTACAAATTGAgaaatgaaaagaattccagaaGCCCGAGAAAAGAAATACAATCATAACATTTGGCAcaagaaaatatcaaatttcCCATAAAGGGGACAACAAGAACCTGTAACTGTAAATAAAAGCTCAAAATAAGTACATAAAGTTGTAAGACAACCAAGTTTCTAAAGAGGGCCTACGAAAAGCCATAACTAAAGGTtattaattcaaatttcaatcATCATCTTCAGCTTTCCAGAGTCCCGAGATCATTTTGGAGGGACATTAATAAAAAATTGCTGCTAAATAGAATGTTCTTATGACTCAAACATTCAGGCATACTAATGGACCAGTTCTAAGAAATTTTTTCCCTCCCTATCATCCAGGGTCTAATCGAGCGTGTTATTTTCTTTTATGGAGATCCAAGCAGCTGTTTTGGATTTAACCCTAAATATAAGAATGTTCCATTGTTGTACATACATACTGTATCAGGTATTTTAAATACAATGAAAGTACAGCTGGATTAGCAAACAATACCACAATGAGAAGAGTAACATCCAGTAGAAAGTTCATTAAAATGTCCACATTCAGAACCCAAGCTCAGGTAGTCATATATCGTGCAAAATGACAGGCATAAACTTTATTGTGAAAATCTATTGAGGTTTTTATAGACGTTCCATTTATTTTGTCCCAaaacaaaaacaacatgaaAGGTAGATCTTAACTTCACCTTTATCATTACATCTTCACATAAgaatacaaatttgaaattaacaCAACGTTTTCTCTTTATTCTCTAACTATTTAACCTTCTGAGTTTGATTCAAGgcaaataagaaaaataaaagttgaaTCTCACTTCCAACATAAAATTGATGCCATAAGATCTTGAACGAAtgatcatttttcttcaaaagtaCACATTTATTTTGCTTCTCTGTCTTTATCACATGAAACCAAATAATCTGTCAAAAAGCCCATTATTTAGCTGCATCAATCCTTTTCATTAAGAGCCATTTGTAATTCAGTTTCTCAAACTTAAACGCAAATTAGCCAGATGAAGCTCCAAACAAGGAGCTAAGAACGTGATTATGACAGGGTTAGAGAATTTCCAAGTGTTCCTGCAGATCATTGCTGACTTGAAATGTAAAATGATCACTGATTCACCACCCAAGTACCTATGATTTTCTGAGTGTGCCAATGGCGAGGACTATAATTTTATTATGGAAATCAGCCAGTCTAATATGACGAGCTTGGCAAATATACCTTGGCAAATTTTCCACTGGAAACAGAAAGTGCCACTTTCCAAAACGCGGGTACATGATGGACAAGTACAGCAGTTAACTGGCCAATATATCTTCCCCTAAGAGCATTGAATTCTTCACCAGTAGTTTCAACCGGATACAGATCTCCAGTTAGATGAGAGTTCACTGAAGCCAGTGTGTAATCCACAGATGACTGCAGTTGTACAAGAAGATTTAGAATGATCATTGATTATTAAGTCAACCATCTTGTGAAAAAGCACTAACAGATTGACTTATATCTTGCTGAATTTGCCTCCATTTTGCATCAGACAATGCCTTTTCCCTTATCTCATTCTGAAAGTTTTCCATTCGTGTTTCATGATCCAAAGTACATTTCTCAAGTAAACCTCTAATTCTGCGGTTCTGTCAAAACCAACATCAAGAATTCAGTAATTAAGATATCAGTTAATACAGAAGCAGTTGGTTGAACAGAGTTTAGGAACACAGGAAAGCAAGAAGTTCTTGTGACATTGAAAAACTGTAATATGGTCACGAAAtgtaaaaattttcaaatgaaTGGAATCAAGCATCCATCAATTATATATCATGGACAGCAAATATGAGATATGAAGTTATAAATCAGTTGAGATGACTGATCATGCTGCAAATTAATTCTCACCTGTATGTTCAAGTAATACTTAATTGGATCTGACTCAGGTTCAAGCTCCAACAGGAGCCTAACGGTATTTTCAAGCTGCATGAAAGGCCAAAAATACTAATTAGCAATTGGACAggttaaacaataaaaatatgaagGTTACATgctttatccaaatattttctAGTCTCATTTGTTGGTTTCTATGGGATTTAAAAAAGCTGCAGAATGTGGTGTTGAAAACTTAGTAGGTTGCATTCACCTATAATAACATCCAATCCACAACCACAAGAACTCATTTTGCAATATTCAATTTTGTGTACTGTGATTTAGCATGGCTTGATGAGTATGAGTGTCTCCATTTCATTGGACCTACCTATTTCCTTTTGATTTGAGCACAAATTACTGTTGTCATTCTTCTGACTATTTGATAAAAGCAGCTATGAAGAAAGGTCTATTAGAATATTGTTTGATTAACAAAGTTTCCAGGAGCGAAGAAGCAAGATGACCAACCAATGTAAATTATTCTTGGATAAGAGCAACACCATATACACCATCTGTACCAGTGTAACAGAATGATACAGTAAAGTGTAAAATTTGGCATCCAAAATATATCCTTTAGCGTAGATAACACTTCTTACATTTGTTAGGTCGATATTAGGATCTTCCATGGACTTGTAAAGCATGCCTTTGAACTCAAGCATGACTTTATCAACCTCCTCAAGAACACGTTTCAGAATTCCCACCTGAGAGTTGGGAGAGGAAAAGTGCTTGTTTAAATGAGATAATTAAAAGCAACATAAGGCCTTAAATATTTATGTGCAGTTGaacaaataatttgaaaaaacaTTATAATAATTTCAATCATCAATACTACTACATCCTTCTCTAGGAAACAATTGAAATGCCCCAATCACAGAAAATACCATAATCACTAAAACTAAGTTACATTCATGCAATGTCACAATATGATTAGAAACAGTTGAGAGAAGAAATAGAACATATAAAAGCCCGACAGCAGCATAAATCAGTCAAGCAAAATATAGACGTTGTATTTAACGTGAAATGAAAGTAAAATTAGCATTGAACAGTACCAGGCTTTGACCTGGGAAAAAAATCAGTGTATTATTCACATGAACAACTTtcatttttgggaatttaacGTTAAAGTTTGCATCAAAATGATATGCGTCGAGGAGGAAAATGCCTAGGTAGACAAAGAAATCCAGCAATGGCAACAACAATAATCAACATATTTTGCTCGGTAAGCCAGATGACAGCTTTTTACAAGGAATTTTTTGCATACAAGACCTGAGATGAACCGAGTGGAACCCATAAATACAGAAAATATCAGGCATATAGACAGAATTATCTCAGGTGGGGTTCAAGTGCTTGAATGCAGACAATTTAATGCCTCGTATCGTTGCTAAACATATGAAGAAGATATTGCACATACATTTCTGAGACCTTCAAAAGCATGGTGGGAGGTTTATGTGATTGTGAAATGCCTTCAAAATTTCAACTTAAAAAAGGCTATACATCAATTATTTGACTGGCTATAATATTTCACAATGAGTATCAGACTATGAACCCAATTATGCGCGTACCAAAGATGAAAATGTCAAAGAGGCTGGTTGGTTATATAATAATTGGTCATGGTCAAATTAAAATGAACATGGCTGAGAAAAGGTCAAATGGCAGCAACTGAAAATAATATCAGGATTAGCCGTTTAAGATGAATTGGCAAAGTTCTGACACTGGTGACAGCTGTGAGGTAGAAACAAAATGACTGGGATGTCCAAATTAACTTACCACGAAGGTATCCAGCATGATTTGATTAACTGGAGACGTATAAACTTAAATCACACAAAACAAAATGGAGACAAGAGATTCATTTTAACAAACACAATTTAGTTCAGACTGACACTTGTTGATGATACTGCTCCATGAGTACCAAGAAATAAAACAGACCAGCAATCAAAATATTGAGGCATTTACAGCTTGTCACTATCTTAAAAGCGATTACTCACAGTCATCTTCTATCTCGGACACCGAATAATCAACAAGAGAAGGATATTCAGCAACAAATACAAAACCATCGGTAAGTGAACATGGCTCACCATCTGTAGCAGCTTAATCAGTATAACGGATTTTTTTGAAGGTATATAACGGATATTAAGAAAAAGCGTAAGGCAACAAGGGACCATACATGAGAAGGTAGCACAATGGACCTTGCTTTGCGGTACTCTCTTACTGCCAAATCATACTCTCCTTTACTAATGTTGCCTCGGATTGCACTCGGAAGGTTGAATAGTGTTCTAAACCTCTGTAACATTCCCTGGACAGACCTGATCTTCTCTGCTTGGGCCTAGAATAATGTTCGTTGGGTAAAGCAGACGTATTCAGAAATGCATAATGAAGTTGTTGAACTAAAAGGCCTTTATTAATCCATGATCCGGATCCGGATCCGGATCCTACCTACCTGTCTCTCGAATAGAGGCCCAAATGCACGATTAGACAGCGAACTGACTCCTTGGATACAGTTAAATAAGCGAGTGGTTCCAGAACCTTCGGGGTCTTCTTCAATTCGTTTCAATTTTGACTCAATGTCTGTTGTAAAACTATGTCTATTAAAAATTACATGATAAAAAAGTGAAAGTGTTAAAATCTGACTTATGATGCCCAACTGACCATCAATAGTGGTTTTGCAAGAGACAAAGCAATCAAAGTTCTCTTTAACCAACTGCTTTTTCTGTTGAGTACGTCCTTTAAGATCATTCTTTAGTGAAAGAGCTCCAGATTCCAAATCTGCTGCACTAGTATCTAGGTGCACTCTTGATAAAAAAAGTTTTGCATCAAACTTCTCCGAGTAATAGTTTAGTTTCTCTGCAAAAGTGATGTAAATAATGCAGCAGTTTAAACTTAACCCGATTTGATTCAAAGGTTGCATATTTGGCATCACAGaacaaaagtaaataaaaaactttatttttacgaaATAAATAATAGTATCTGTGCAGTTAATAAAAGTCAAGGTTTAAAAGCACCCATTACCTCTAATAATGAACAACATAATCAATACTAAAGCCACATCACCACCTTTTATTGCAGAATAAAATAAgtaatttgataaaaaaaaatatgtggcaataaaaaaaataatttatacaaCTACCAACCTCATGTAGACCCCAGCTTGGCATTCCGGGACCAGCTGTGTCTGTGACCAGCAATTACTTTTGAAATATACAACAAAAATAATTCATAAATCTAGATGTCTAAATATTATAATTCTTCTCCTGCAGTCTAATACAAAGTTCAACCAAAAAAAAATCTGAACTTTCAATTCAATGAAAACAAAAATGGACATGTGTCTATGCCCACATGCAAACCCTACATTTTTCCACCTGCGAACTTTTGATGGCAAGACCCACTACATAAATCCtttttcagaaatttttttGTTGGCATCAGAAAATGTAAAAATCTACTTCATGATAATGAAACAAGTTTATCGAAACTAATATCAAGTTACAAATTTGTTCACACCGGCAGACAAAAGTACGTCCTTGTCAGCATTAAAAGAAATTAACATAAACAGTTGCAAGGAACAAGAAGTAATACCACGAGCATTCGGATCAAGAGGTTCAACGTCGATTGAGGAAGGAACACTTGCTACATTATCACTAATTAACCTAAAGGTTTTATGGTTAATGAGCCTGTCAACATACAAGCTCGGGTTATAAGTTAATCGATAAACAGAAAGTTCAGATGAGAAAAATTACCAAATAAGAATCTTTTACCCCAGTCCTAGAGGATCCACCCATTCCATGCCTCGAGGAAGCGACTGTAAACTGCTTAGTCCTTTTTTACCCGCTGCTGATGGCTTCTTCTCGATCTTTTGAGCCGCGGAAGCAGCTCTTGTATCCCTCATTTCACGAACCCTTCGAGCCAGCTGCGAAAAAATTCCCCTAAATAAATTCCATGAATTTTCCAAGTGCAAATAGAAGGCATTTGTGTTATCACTCTTGTCACTCAGATCACCAAAACAAAATCCCAGAAAGGGAAAGCTAGATAAATGAGGAAGGGGCTACTTATTTCTGTCCTAAGATATATATGCGCACCGTGTAGAAATATTTGAATTCAGAAAAGGCAAGTGATTTTTTTAGGCAGCAGGTGTGCGGCAGGTCTTACAAGGTAACAGAtttatttgggatcaaaatgGGCACCCTGATTATATCAATCGATCCATCTTCATCTCAATTATGAAAAACCATGTTAAATAAAACAGATTAAGAAGGGGCGCGTCTATTGTGGAACACAAATTGTAGATATCAAAACCCCATACTTCTAGCCAAGTTCGTAGAGTAGTCTTATGGAACCCTGGCTTTCATTAACAGTGGAGGTCCCCAGGGTCGAGACCCATTAAAAACACCTTCTCCGCTACTTGTAATCAAATACAAAAACCAAAAAAAGGTCATCTAGATCCGTGCCATCAGTCATTTGCCCTATCAACTTAAATAATTGACACCTATGAATTGACGTCAAAGTTTTCTCCTATGCCCTTGGTTGCAGATAAATACTAATGATCCAGCTACTAATATGAGGGTACTCAAAGCAAAAGTTCAAATATCAATGCTTAAAAATGTGCC from Primulina tabacum isolate GXHZ01 chromosome 14, ASM2559414v2, whole genome shotgun sequence includes:
- the LOC142524691 gene encoding exocyst complex component SEC5A-like, with protein sequence MSSGSDDLDEDALLQRALKEQAQRDQNYPKTSQSKPVRSYVQPPAKRGGVTGNSVPQQKKGINQQRRASMDEDDDSEVEMLSISSGDEDDRGYVAPKNRAGSGRDDDRAWDGEEPNCWKRVDEAELARRVREMRDTRAASAAQKIEKKPSAAGKKGLSSLQSLPRGMEWVDPLGLGLINHKTFRLISDNVASVPSSIDVEPLDPNAREKLNYYSEKFDAKLFLSRVHLDTSAADLESGALSLKNDLKGRTQQKKQLVKENFDCFVSCKTTIDDIESKLKRIEEDPEGSGTTRLFNCIQGVSSLSNRAFGPLFERQAQAEKIRSVQGMLQRFRTLFNLPSAIRGNISKGEYDLAVREYRKARSIVLPSHVGILKRVLEEVDKVMLEFKGMLYKSMEDPNIDLTNLENTVRLLLELEPESDPIKYYLNIQNRRIRGLLEKCTLDHETRMENFQNEIREKALSDAKWRQIQQDISQSSSVDYTLASVNSHLTGDLYPVETTGEEFNALRGRYIGQLTAVLVHHVPAFWKVALSVSSGKFAKSSQVAADAAMNNSLIKAEDKVGDSLDEVSGLIHNTLSAYESKVHGTFRDLEESTMLSPYMSDAMKEISRASQVFESKDSAPPVAVTVLRTLESEISKIFVMRICSWMRTSTEEISKDESWVPVSILERNKSPYSISSLPLTFRTIMISAMDQINVMFHSLKSESTKSEDIFAQLQEIQESVRLAFLNCLLDFAGHLERIGSGLTQNRSNIESPRFQNGYYYEPVEKSSEPLPGSIVDPHQQLLMVLSNIGYCKDELTRELYGKYKHIWLQSRAKVEDERDMQDLVMSFSGLEEKVLAQYTLAKTTLIRAAAVNYLLDAGVQWAAAPAVKGVRDATVELLHTLVSVHAEVFAGCKPLLDKTLGILVEGLIDIFLGLFNEKKSKDLRALDTNGFCQLMLELEYFETVLNPYFTHDARDSLKSLQGVLLEKATETVQESIDTPSHQRRPTRGSDDVMLSDDRQSGSSISPDDLITLAQQYSSELLQAELERTRINTACFVEALPLDSVPESAKAAYASFRGSMDSPSRNFRGTRSFNSPSFSRQRRR